A stretch of Gambusia affinis linkage group LG10, SWU_Gaff_1.0, whole genome shotgun sequence DNA encodes these proteins:
- the atpaf1 gene encoding ATP synthase mitochondrial F1 complex assembly factor 1 encodes MWDGSDGKMSAALMQMSCLYRGMLAVRATGTRTLIPGLVPEQFRAFSVRKNPELEENPFYSKYQDKIQKLRSAKPQEYKERLENRHEAKKDVLGHSKQAEFVRFMEQEFEKRDKMAAGDGASGAFTKNKTLGSILNLEMIKDKTGEEISQLWMQFYSTKDTISAAIPSQMYDVIFSRSKSCPMFLYALPQKEGYEFFVGQWSRYELHFTSLINIQTLGENAPSQLILYHYPELKEEKGVVLMTAEMDPKFITVHQAQCLANQVQLFYGTQKQETYRLVETFNHQPEDFKHMSVIAELEQSGLGSAGTPKIRR; translated from the exons ATGTGGGACGGCAGCGATGGAAAGATGTCGGCGGCGTTGATGCAGATGTCATGTCTCTATCGGGGCATGTTGGCCGTCAGGGCCACCGGCACCAGGACGCTGATCCCCGGGCTGGTCCCAGAGCAGTTTCGGGCCTTCTCTGTGCGAAAGAATCCGGAGCTGGAGGAGAATCCGTTCTACAGCAAGTACCAGGACAAGATCCAGAAGCTGCGCAG tGCGAAACCCCAGGAATATAAGGAGCGACTGGAGAATCGGCATGAGGCCAAGAAGGACGTCCTAGGACACTCCAAGCAGGCAGAGTTCGTCCGGTTCATGGAGCAGGAG TTTGAGAAAAGAGATAAGATGGCGGCCGGTGATGGAGCATCTGGagcttttacaaaaaacaag ACATTAGGTTCTATCCTTAATCTGGAGATGATCAAGGACAAGACTGGCGAGGAGATCTCACAG CTTTGGATGCAGTTTTATTCAACCAAAGATACAATCAGCGCCGCCATTCCA TCCCAGATGTATGATGTGATTTTCAGCAGATCCAAATCCTGCCCCATG TTCCTTTACGCTCTGCCTCAGAAGGAGGGCTATGAGTTCTTCGTGGGTCAGTGGTCCAGATATGAGCTGCACTTCACCTCACTTATAAACATCCAG ACACTTGGCGAGAACGCTCCGAGTCAGCTGATCCTCTACCACTACCCGGagctgaaggaggagaaggGCGTCGTGCTCATGACAGCAGAGATGGATCCCAAGTTTATC ACTGTCCACCAGGCTCAGTGCTTGGCCAATCAGGTGCAGCTGTTCTACGGCACACAGAAGCAGGAGACGTACCGATTGGTGGAGACGTTTAACCACCAGCCTGAAGACTTTAAGCACATGTCGGTGATAGCGGAGCTGGAGCAGAGCGGGCTGGGGTCAGCAGGCACTCCTAAGATCAGAAGATGA